GATGAGGCCAGGAATTCTAAAACAGTTATTCAGTCCCAGCGATCTGCTGCCAAACTGGCTGAAGCAACGGTCACCATCATTCCGGCAATCCTACAGATACTCGGTTCAAAGGTTCTGGACAAGATTTCTAAAGGAATAGTTAAAGACGTCGGCGGCACCTATTCCGAAGCTAAAAGGAATAAATTGTTAGATGATACCTCTCATAAAAACGACGCGACTACCCTTAAACCCGAAGAAGTGGATGCAGAAGTATTGACAGCCCTTAAATCCAAGGTTTATAAATCCAAAAACAAAGAGTATGATGCCATTATCATTCTCCCGAACGGACATCAATGGCGCCGCAACAAACAGGGAATATGGTGCCGCGCCAGTAACCGGTGTCTATTGCCTTCTACCAATTCCGAATTTATTAATGATTTAAACGGCAAAGTAGACCAATCTATCCATGAAGCAGACATCTTCGATCCGGATCAGGCTATACCGCCAGGTGTAAAACCCCGGAATGTTATGGCCGCAGACATTGGAGTAACGCTCGGTCGGGAATTTGCCATAGAAAACTTAAAATTAGAACCGATGGATTTGCCTAACCCTCTAACCAAATCAGATTTTAGTGATACCGGCTTTGATGATATTATGGCGGATGCAAATGGAAACTGGTATATTATTGAATTTAAAGGCGGCAAAAGCGAAATGGATCCCGGCACCGCCACCAGGCCGCCCCAGATGAGTTCAGGCTGGGTCCGGCATGTCATTCAAAGAATTAGAGATAAAGGGCCACAATGGAATTTTATTGCTGATCAGATCGAGGCGAAATTAAACAATGGGCAACTTTTTGGTTATGGCATATCAACCCCGCTTGATGACGCAGGCAATGTATTGCCTACAGTCATAATGCCGGACTACAACAGAATACAATTCAGATGAAACGATGACGGAGAGGCGGTAAGGCAATCTGACACAGAGACGGTTCTGCCACTTATGTCTCAAAAGGTAAGTAGTTAATAAATTTAGTCCGAAAGGCTTGCTATATTTTTCTGATCTCAGCCTTGAGATCTGCGAGTATTATATATAGCTTTGGAACATAAAAGTTGTAAGGTTGGAGGGGTATATAGCGGCGCTGAGTTAAAGCAAATATTCTCGCATCCTCGTCCTTGGAGGGCAAATAGCGCATGACATCCCTTGTTGCAATCAGAGGACTAATAAAGCGGAATAAATCAATTCTTAATATACTCTACTAACCCATATTACTTCAACACCTTTCCTTCCTTCGCATATTCATTACGGATTCCCTCCAGCAAATCAGTTTCAGTGATGGTGGACTCGCCGCGCGATATTGCCTGCAGGCAGGCATACTGCACAATGTTGGTGATATGAGCTCCAGTGAGTTCGTACTGGCTGGCAATATGGTGGAGATCCACCTGGGTGCCAGGCTTTACTTTTTCGGGGATGATGCTATGCCAAAGCCGCAGACGCTCTTCATACCTTGGTAGCGGAAAGTATATATGGGACTGGAATCGTCGGGCAAAGGAATCGTCGATGTTGCTTTTGAAATTGGTGGCCAGTATCACTAACCCTGCGTAGTTCTCTGTCCGCTGCAGTAAAAATGACACCTCCTGGTTGGCGTATTTGTCATGAGCATCGCGCACGCTGGTGCGTTTCCCGAAGAGCGCATCCGCTTCATCAAAAAACAGAATCCAGTCTTTATTCTCAGCTGTGTTGAAGAGGTGCGCGAGGTTTTTTTCTGTTTCACCTATATATTTGGAAACCACTAAAGATAAATCGATCCGGTAAACGGGCCTGCCTGTAAACTTGCCCAAAAGGGAGGCTGTGAGTGTTTTGCCGGTGCCGGGGGGGCCGTGGAAAAGTACGCGGAAGCCGGGTTTAATCTTTTTGGCCAGGCCCCAGTCCTGCAGCAGCACATCGCCATACTGCAGCCAGGTTTCCAGGTCGCGTACCTGCTGCATTGTCATTTCATTCAGCACTAAATCTTCCCAATCCTGCAGCGTCTCTAACTGTTGCGCCGGGAAGTTGATGCCAAAGCGTGGTTTAGGGCGCTGGCCTGTCAGGCACAAATCCACAAATTCCTTCGAAAGAATAATTCTCCCGCTCATGGCAGGCTCGCCCTGCGGCAGGTCTTCCAGCCACAGGACTGCTTTTCTACCGAATAAATGCTCTACACCGAAAAGCTTTTGTAATTGCACCCGCTTCTCCAGGTTACCGGCGGCGAGCAGAAAAAGGGCTGTCTCGCCGGTTGGTAAAATCCCCCTGAAGTTTTTGCCGCGCACCCCCCCTATCCTCGGAAAATCACCGGATGCGCTGAGCACCTGCTCAACGGACTGATCGATCAAATCAGGCAGTATATGAGGTGCAAGCGCTATCAATAATAAAGTAACCTCGTCCTGATTTAAGTTGTTTTCCTTTATAAAAGATGCGAGATAGGGAGAGGACTGTATCTGCTTCGGGAAGGCAGGTTCAGGCTCCGCATTATCAACTTTAAAATACCGGCCAAGCTGATACCTGATCAGTTTTTGCAAATACTGATATTCTGATGGAATATTTTTTTCCATAGGGCAAATCGACTCGCTCGGTATTTAAGACAGGTAAAATTAACCCTTATATATAGGAATCCGTTAGAAGCTGTTCTGATTGCTCCGCACGAAAGAAAATCTCAAAGGCAACAAAGGATATGTTATGACTGTGCCTTTTTGAACGGGTAGTGCTTTTAGTATTTAACGTAAAAGGAGCTACATCATCTGCATTTTTCTTCTTTCGTTTTGACTTTTATACATACTTCATCAGATAAAAATTGTTTAAGCTCGCTTGATAATCAGCGGATTGGCTCGTTCCTTATTTTATTTTCAAGCTTCATCCCGCTCATCCATATATAGTTGAGATTACTCTGGGCAGCAAGGCGAGAGAATTAACGTGCCCTCCCAAAATTATTATAGCCATTTGAGTTGGAGATTGACGTACTACAGCCCCTCTCCTATATAAATACCAGAGAAACAAGCAGTATAAAGACAAATGCCGACACCGAGATGATGGTTTCCATCACCGTCCAGGACTGCAGGGTTTCTTTCTCCGTCAGGCCCAGGTATTTTTTCACCAGCCAGAAGCCACTGTCATTTACGTGCGAGAGGATCGTGGCCCCAGCCGCGATAGCCAGGCAGATAAGGGCTTTCATGGGGTCTGATATATCCAGTTCCACAATAATGGGAGCCATCATACCGGCGGACGTAATCATCGCCACCGTGGCTGAGCCCTGTATGATCCGGATGATCACGGCCAGTATATAGGCCATGAAAAGCGGCGCTACGTTATAGGTGATGAACAGCTGCGCCAGCGCCTCCCCTGCCCCGCTGTCCACCAGTATCTGCTTGTACATGCCGCCGGCTCCCGTTATCAGGATAATAAGGCCGGCAGGCGTCAGGGCTTTATCCGAGAACTCCAGGAGCTGTTTGGCATTGTGTCCTTTCCTGATGCCCAGGAAGTAGGCGGCCACCAGCGTGGCGATGGTGAGCGCCGCAAAAGGGTGCCCTAAAAACTGAAACAGGCTGACCCAGTAATTTTCAGCAGACAACTCTCCCATGCCCACTACCATGTCGAGGGTGGTGGCAACCAGGATCAGGAAAAGCGGCAGAATGATGATGAACAGAATCATCAGGAAATCGCTCCGGCTCGACAAGACTTTCTCTTCGTTGAACTCCACGAAATCCGGCGGCCCCACCTTAATCTTTCTGCTGATGTACCTTCCGAAAACAGGTCCTGCCAAAGCTGCTGCGGGCAATCCCACCACTATTCCCAGGCCGATCATCCAGCCCAGCGGGGCATTCAGGATCTCAGCCACAGCCACGGGGCCGGGTGTCGGGGGAATGAAGGAATGCGTCACGGCCATCCCGGCCAGCAGCGGCATGGCAAAGTGCAGGAGCGAGCGGCCCGACCTCTTAGCCAGCGCATACACAATCGGGACGAGGATGATAAACCCCACATCCAGGAACACCGGTATCGAAACAATAAAGCCTGTGAGCATCAGGGCCCAGTCGGTTCTCCGTTCGCCAAAGGCGCTGATAATGTGCTGCGCCAGAATTTCGGCGCCCCCGGAAACTTCCAGCAGTTTCCCCAGAATGGCCCCCAGCCCCACCACAATCGCGATGAATCCCAGTATGTTGCCCATCCCTTCCTGTAGGCTCTCGATCAACTCCATGAAAGGCATGCCTGCCGCCAGGCCCACAAATGTACTGGCCAGCAGCAGCGCCACAAAAGCGTGTATCTTCAGGCGCATGACCAGCACCAGCAGCAGCACGATGGATGAAACGGTGATCAGTAAGAGGTAAGTGGTCTCGCTCATCATGTTACCATTCCGCTATGCTGCCGTCGGGGTGCCGCCACACCGGATTTCTCCAGTTGTGGCCGACTTTCGCCATTTCCCTGACATGCGCCTCGTTTACTTCGATGCCAAGCCCCGGGCCTTCCGGTATCTGCACGTAGCCTTCCCGGTAGGCAAAAACGTTGGGGTCTACGATATAGTCAAGCAGGTCGCTGCCCTGGTTGTAATGGATGCCCAGGCTCTGCTCCTGGATAAAGGCATTGTGGCAGGTGGCGTCTACCTGCAGGCAGGCGGCCAGGGCGATGGGCCCCAACGGACAGTGCGGCGCCACCGCCACATCAAAGGCCTCTGCCATCGAAAAGATTTTCTTGCACTCGGTGATGCCGCCGGCATGCGACAGATCGGGTTGGATGATGTCGACGTAACCCTCCTTCAGCAAGGTTTTGAACTGCCACTTCGAGAACATCCGTTCGCCGGTGGCAATCGGAATGGCCACATGGTTGGCTATCTCCCGAAGCGCCTCGTTGTTCTCCGGCAATACCGCTTCCTCAATAAACATGGGGCGGAAAGGCTCCAGCGCCTTCGCCAGTATTTTGGCCATCGGCTTGTGTACGCGGCCATGGAAATCAATGCCAATCCCGACTCCCGGCCCCACCGCCTCCCGTACGGCAGCGATGCGAGCCACGGCATGGTCAATCTTGTCATAAGAGTCCACGTACTGCAGTTCCTCAGTGGCATTCATTTTAAGGGCAGTGAAGCCTTTGGCAACCATGTCTTTCGCCGCAACGCCCACGTCTGCCGGGCGATCCCCCCCTATCCAGGAGTAGACTTTCATCGTGTCCCGGGCTTTGCCCCCGAGCAGTTGGTATATAGGCGCACCAAAGAATTTTCCTTTTATATCCCACAACGCCTGGTCTATCCCGGCAATCGCACTCATCAGAATAGGGCCGCCCCGGTAAAAGCCTGCCCTGTACATCACGTTCCAATGGTCCTCAATGTGCATGGGGTCCTTCCCCACCAGGTATTCCATCAGCTCATCCACGGCCGCTTTTACAGTAGCTGCTTTTCCCTCAATCACAGGCTCGCCCCAGCCGGTTATCCCCTCATCCGTCTCAATCTTCAAAAACAACCAGCGCGGCGGCACCTGAAACAATTCGTAGTTTACAATTCTCATCCGATAGTTTTATCTCATTAAAATATAGGCGAAATAAGCTTTGTCATGTGTTTTCACCAACAACTTACCGGTGAAAACACATGACAAAGCTTATTCATTTACTATGCTTTTTTTAAGTAAATCATATTCATATATAGAAGCACGATTTAACAGGTAATCTAAAGCTGCTCCGGATTACCGGGAAAGACGGAGTTAATTTGTGGCCTCCTATATATCCCCTGTCAATTCATCTGCTGCTTGAAGTGGCGGTATTTTTCCGCAAAGCCGGAAAGGTGGCTTTCCAGTTGCTCCCACTGCTCGTTTTCCACCAGCGCTTTCGGTATCAGGTGACTTCCCATGCCGAGCCCCTTCGCGCCAGCTTCCAGAAAATCTGTGAAGTTTTCCTGACTGATGCCGCCGGTTGGCAACAGTTTGATAGGATTGAGGGGAGCCAGCACCTCTTTTATATAGGCGGGGCCGAACTGGCCCGCCGGAAACACTTTCACCATGCTTGCCCCCAGCTCCCAAGCCCGGTAAATCTCTGTCGGGGTGAAAGCCCCCGCAAACACCGGCACCCCTCTTTCGGCGCATGCCTTGATAACCGCCTCCGCTACCACAGGCGTCACGATGAACTGTGCCCCGGCTGAAAGCGCGTCGTCTAAATCCTGCATCGTGCAGACCGTACCCGCCCCGATGTTCAGCCGACCGCCAAACATTTTCCCCAGCGTGGAGATGGTTTCTGCGGCGCCCGCCGAATTCATGGTCACTTCGATGGTAGTGAAGCCAGCATCATAGTAAACGGTAAATAGCTTTTGCATATGGCGTGGCGGCACGTTTCTTAAAATGCCCACCACCGGCATCCTGTCAAAGGCCTCCCACGAAAAAGATGAATTCATATAATATGGTTAAAATGGCTGTATATTTTTAGCTGCCCTCGCACAACGGCCTCCTCCGCCCGGACATGCGCCGCATGCTTTATCCCCAGGACCTCCAGGGCTGTCCCATAGCTGAAACTCAGGCCGGGTTCGCTGCAGACATAGACAGGCCCTTCAACTACGGACGACAGACTTTCCAATTCAGCCCCCAGCAGCAGTCCGCTCAGGTAGTGAAAATTTTCTTTTTTGGAGAGCTTCCCGAACAGTGCGTTTGTCCTGACCCGGAAAGCCGTGTGCAGTAAGTTCGCGCCCTTTGCATCCCGAACGCCTTCTATGAAGCGATCCAGGCAGCCGGGGTGGTGCAGATCCTCGTTTCTTTCTATTCCACCTTTCAGGATACTTTCCCTGCACAGCAGATCAAATATTTCGCCGGTCATATAGGTTTGGAAGTCCGTCACCTGCCGGTCCTTTACCCATATATGCTTGGAGTGCGTTCCCGGAAATATATATAGCCCAGCCGCCTCTTTGTCTAAAACAGCGCCTACAAGTTGCGTCTCCTCGCCCCGCATCACGTCATCTTCGCTCCTGACCCCTGAAATCAGCAGCACCGGGTGCGCAAAAGCGGTTCTTGCCTCAAAAAAAGCTGCTCCTATGCCCTTCCCGTCTACGCTGAAGGGAAGAGATTTATAGGGAAGCTCGGCCATGCCGATGGAGGAAGAAGCCATACCCGAAATGACAAGCGGAACACCCGCCAGGGATAGGGCATGCTCCTGCTCTATCTCATATATGGCCTCCCGGATAAGCCGCAGGTAGAAAAGCAACCGCTCCTCCGGGTCATTTTTTTCCCTTTCACTCAGGCTGTTAAAGGTGGCGGAAATTCCTTTGGAAGATTTCTTCGCGGCTATAATTTCCGCGTTTTCGGTCCGCACCAGCCGTAGCCGAAAAGACGAAGTACCCCAGTCGCAACTCAGGAAGTGAACCATAGAGAAAACTATATGCGCCTAAAATAAGAAGAATACGAACGAAATCACAACCCATTCGGTAGATACGGGACAGCCAGAGGCGCTGTGCAAAGCGCAGGTGGTAGGGTTTGGCGCGACCTGCAGATGAAACGGAAGCGGCGGGCGCAGAAAAGGGTGTTTATCTGTAAACCCTGATTCTGACAGAGGGGGCGACGAGAAAGGCCGCGGCCTGTGCTAACAAGTTTATTCTGGCCCGCCGCTTATACTTATCAAGGCAGGCTATATGAGTTACAGGAAAAAATTAACCTGCACGCTCAGCAGCAGCATTGCACGAGTTAAACCATTGACGGCTATATAGATGCGTTCAAGAAAGTCCTCTGTCTTGCTACCTTACACGGGAGACTCTTTACTTACCGTTACCTCCTGATGGAAAATTTCTTTATTTTGATTCTCAAACAGAGCATATATGAAGTTTAAAGATAAAGTAGCTATCGTAACGGGCGCCGGTCAGGGAATCGGGCTGCAGATATGCCGGCAGCTGGCGGGTGCCGGGGCAAGCGTGGTCCTGAACGACCTGGATGCGGATCTGGCGGAAAGCGCCGCAAGGCAGATAGAAACAGAAGGCGGCACCTGCATCGCCCTCCCGGGCGACTCCAGCGACGTGGCGTTCATTCAGCGCCTCGTGGACACGGCGGTCTCCCGTTTCGGGCGGCTCGACCTCATCATTGCCAACGCGGGCATCACGCTTTTTGGGGATTTCTTCGCCTATACGCCGGAGGCGTTTAACCGGGTGATGCAGGTAAACCTGGGGGGCACGTTCTTTCTGGCCCAGGCGGCGGCCAGGCAGATGAAACAGCAGGGATCGGGCGGCTCGCTGCTCTTTACCTCCTCCGTCACCGGCCACCAGGCGCACAAGCAGCTGGCCGCCTATGGCATGAGCAAGGCCGCCCTCGAAATGCTGGCCAGGAACCTGGTGATCGAACTTTCCGAATTCGGGATAAACGTCAACACCATCGCGCCGGGGGCCACCCTTACCGAGCGAACGCTGCAGGACCCGGATTACGAACGCACCTGGTCCAGGATAACGCCGATGGGGCGCCCGGCCACCGTGGCCGATATCGCCCATGCCGCACTTTTTCTGGTGTCGGAGGAGGCCCGGCATATAACGGGCCAGAGCCTGGTCATCGACGGCGGTTGGACCTGCACCAGCCCTTCCCCGTTTTAAGGAATGCTGCTGCGCGCTCCCGGTTCAGCTACCCATAGAAGCACCTCGTATCTTATATGAAGGACGAGTAGGCAGGAGTATAAACGTTCCTGTATTCTGATGCCTGACACGCGTGCCCTGGTTCCTATATCGCAGCTTCCGGCGCCTGCCAGGAAGCAGAAAAACTTCGAAGTCAAACCTAAACCTCCCTTTCTAAGCTGCCGTATATATCGGTATATGACATATGGGTTTTTGTAAAGACAGGCGACGAGCCTGAGTAAAGCTTGAAGAAGCTGATTGGAGGTAACTCCAACGTATGATCATGACAGAAGAAGCCTGCTTTGGGAATGCCCACAACAGGCTTCTTTTTTTGCTGTACATCTACCTCAGAAGTTGTCTCTGGGCTGGTTCATGCTTCCACAGGGCCGCCCTTCTCTTTCCAGGCGTTGAAGCCGCCCGCTACGTGGGCTACGTTTTTAACGCCCATTTCCTGTGCTCTTTGCGCGGCCATGGCAGAGCGCCCGCCGCTCTTGCAGTAAAATATCTTCTCATCCTCCGACGAAAAAATATCCTTGTGGTATGGGCTCTGCGGATCAATATAGAACTCCAGCATTCCCCTGGAGGCGTGCGTGGCGCCGGGTATCTTACCGTCGTTTAGCAGTTCGGGCTCGTCGCGCACATCGATGAACCGGCCGCGCTTCTGGTTGAACCGTTCGATGGCTTCAGCCACTTCGTAGGTCTTCACATGCTGATTGGCCTCCGCCACCAGGTCTTTTAAAGTTTTTTCCATGATTTTTGTGATTAAGTGGATATATAAATTCAATAAGTATTAAGAAAGAGCAGCCTTTGGGTGTATAAAGTTAGTTACCCGGACATACTTAACTTGTCTTATCCACAAAAGCATTACACACATCTACCATCTGTATAGCAAGCAGATAAAGATTGTTTCTTATACTGTATCTATAGATTTTACAGGTATGTGGACCTGCTGAACTCAAAGGGTGAAGTTGGCATCAGTGCTGCCCCTGTGAAGTTTTTGTGGTGGTGGAGAGACACGAGTAAAGTAAACGGTGTTTTTAGCTTCACTTTCACAAACCCTTATACGCGCTTTGCCCGCTTAGCGAGAACTGTAAAAAGAAAAATACCCTTAACTGTAGTATATAAACTCTTATAGCGAGAAAAGCCCCCCTTCAAAGGGGGACTTGCTTCATTAACGTGAACTCGGGAATTATTGTGCCTAAGCTTATAGCCGCTGTTCATCCCTCTGGCTTAACTTACTTTAAGTTCTATAGCTGGTTTTGGTGCTCTCAGGCCGAGAGGCCTCGTTTTCTCCTTCAGCACTGTGTAGCTGAAGCTGCCTTCGCTCTGCTCAGGCTGCCTTACTGCGTGCGGCACCGCAACATCTACAAGGTGCCTCAGGTGAAAACTGGAAACGGTTTCGCTCTGAGTCAGTGAGTGTTTTATTATAATCACTTCAATATCATACTATTACATTCAATTGATTCCCGAGTTCACGTTTCATTACCCATTGACTATAACTCCCCGCCGATGCTTTTGCCTCTTTGCCAGCGTTGCCTATATATAAATTTCCTCACCTGCCTTTCCGGAAGGTGCTGACGGCGAAGAGGCGGCATTCTTCGAGGTGAAGGACGTAGGGGCAGCCGTTCCAGTGGATGACGGGGGCCATTTCTGCGGGCTGGGAGCTGTGGGTGCTGGGTATATACGCCATCGTATTGCCCATATAGGCAATGCTCTCAATGCCGAACCGGTCGCAAACGTAATCCACAAAAGCTGATTTTTCCTCCGGGGAGGAGGTGAAGCCAATCTCGTTGGGAATCAGCCTGCCCGACGGTTCCTCCTGCAGGTACACAATTTTAGCGTAGGTGTTAATAGAAATCTGTGGTGCGGCCAGGATGGGCACCTCGGCTTTGGCGTTGGTAATGTCTTCAAAAGCCCGCTGACTGACCTCGCGGTTTTGCTGGTGCGCCGCCTTCACCTCTTTCCTGTCTTTCCGGAAGGCGGCGGGCGTCACCTTGCGGATCACAGACTCCGCCCGCGCCGCCGCCCGCCGGAGGGTGGCCGCCTGGGCATGGTGCTGCTGATGGGCATCCACAATCACGGTAAAGGTGTTCAGGAAATGGTCGGTGTGCTGCAGGTGGAACAGCTCCAGTTCGTGGCCGCGCTTCCGGGCCAGCAGGTAGGTGTGTATCTCCTTCGTCTTCTCCTGAACCTCCCGGATCTTCTGCGCGTGCGCCGTGTCCTTGTAGCGGTGGTGCAGCTCCTGCAAATCCCGCAGCCGCCTGAGCGAGTCTTTCAGATAGGGTAAATCTTTCTCCTCTACTGCCTCCGGGCTGCCGACAACCGTTCTGCTGCCAGCCTCCCTATTATCTCCGAAAACGGAACGCCAGAAGCCCATCAGGAACTAAGAATCTTTTTAAGGTGCTGCGTTTCAATCTCTACCTGTATCGCGTCCGACGCCTTCAGCTCCGCCATATAGCCGTCCAGGTTCTGGATATATAAAGCAAGGAGAGCCTCCTGCTCCGGGGTCAGGAGGCGTGGGAGAGCGTTATGTTGCGCTATTTCGTCCGCCATTACTGTGCCTCAATCTTTTTGGACTTTCCGAACGTGCCGATGATCTTGTTGTTGAGCTCTTCCTGCACCTCGGCCAGCTCCTTCACGGCCTCTGCCCGCTTGCGGCTTCCTTCTTCCGATATCTTCAGCACGGCGTCCAGCGTCTCCACCATGTCCCGGTTCACTTTTTTCAGCGTGTCCACGTCCACGATGCCGCGCTCGTTTTCCTGGGCGGCGGTCACCACGTTGGTTTTCAGCAGCTGCGAGTTTTTCAGGAGCATCTCGTTGGTGGTGTCGGTCACTTTTTTCTGGATCTCCAGGGCCTTGCGCTGCTTCTCCAGCCCAAGGGCGATGGCCACCTGCTGGCGCCACACCGGTATCACCGTCACGATGGAGTTCTGGATTTTCTGGGCCAGCACATCGTTCGTGGTCTGTATCATCCGGATCTGGGGCATCGACTGCGTGGCGATGGTGTGGGAGAGCGTGAGGTCGTGTACCTTCTTTTCGAGGCGGTCTTTGAAGGCCACCATATCGCTGAGGCGCTGCACCACCAGCTCGTCCTGCCCGCTGGCCTCCGCCTCCGACTGCAGCCTCGGGATCTCCACGTTCTCCAGCTCCTCGATCTTCATTTTGCCAGCGGCAATCACGGTGCGCACCTCGTGTATATACTCCACCGCCTGGTTGAACATCACCTCCAGGCTGGTGGAATCCTTCATGATGCTCTGCCGCGTTTTCTCCAGCTTTATCACCACATCGTCCACGTTCTCGGCGATGGTGTTGTACTGGATGGCGAGGCGCTGCGACCGGTCCTTTATCTTTTTGGCGAAAGGCAGGCGCGACAGCAGTCCCCGCTTCTCCTGCTCGTCAATCTTGATCATGTTGATCTGGGTGAGCAGCTCGTTGATGGCGGCCCCGGCGTCGCCGGAATCCTTTGCCTTCACCTTCGTGAGCAGCTCGTTGGAGTAATAGCCCAGCTTGCGCTGCGTCTCCACCCCGAAATTGGTGAGCGAATCGGGCTTGGACGGGTCGATGGTCTTCGATATCTCAGCTGCTCTTTGCTGTAGCTGCTCCTTGTTTTCGACAATTGGGGTGTTGGTGCTTTCCATAGTGTTTATTCTCCGCGTTGGTGCTTGTGCTGGTTTTCAATCGTATCCAGGTCGCGCAGGCGCTCTCTTACATGCGCGTGGCGCTCCGTGGTTTCATACCACTCAATATCGCTGAAAGGCAGGTAATCTCCTAATAAACTCTGCACCTCTTTCAGCAGGGCCTCTCCTTTCCGCGTCCTGAAAGCGGGATTTTTATACTGGGCGCTGAGGTAGGCCACTTTTACCTGCCCGCCCTGCGTCACGGCCAGCTCCTTCACCTCCACCACCAGCTCCGAAGACTTGTTGTTTTCCGTAACGATGGTCTTATAAACACCCTTGTGCTCCTCCTCCAGCAGGGCCTGGCCTGTTTGCCTGGCGGCTTCCAGGGCTTTGCGCAGGCGGTGGTTCGGCTTTAGATAGTGCCCGAACATATAGCCCAGTATTGCCCCAATAACGAATGTCCAGAAGATTATCATATATAGGTTTAGCTGTTTGCGACATAAAAAGTCTTCTATATACACTATACGCGGAACGGGGCTGTGGAGTCGGACTGCACGAGGCCATCTGGTCCAGGGCAAATTCGGTGCAGTCAAACGATTTTATCTTGCTGACGAAACGGGAAATTTCCAAAGCTGATTTGCCCGCTGGTTTATATATTGCTTAAGCTGTGGTTTAAATATAGGCAGCGTCGGTTAAGTCTTAAAACGGTTCTCTGCAAGCTTCTTCCTGTACACCAAGCTGCTACACTCTCCTCTGACAGAGACATGGGGACGAATGGATCGTTCCCGATCCAATCGCCTCTCTATCACTTTTCCGCCGTTATTTAAGTTACCACCAACACGGAAATGAAGTCGCCAGACCTCGCGTTAATCCGGTAAATCAGTTTTGATCTATGGGTCGTGGCCGTAACCTTGATTGTTGAAAAAGCAGGATGGCGCGTGTTGAGGATGTTGTTAAACGCTTCTGGAATGGTGAACGGCTGAACGCGTGGCACGGCAGATGTTTAGGTCGGCTAAGGCAGAAAAAAGGGCCTGTACGTGTACAAGCCCTCTCATAATTCTCGGAATGATTCTTACAGCTCCTTCGACAACAGCCGCTGCTCCCGCTGTATCATTTGTAGCTGAGCTGGCAGCTTGCTTACTCTGCCACAGATACCGTTACAGACTGCGATGCACTATTCTCCGCTTCGTCTATAGCCTCCACCACTATGATATAGTCACCTACAGGTGCGTTCTCGTCCAGAGTGATATCTAGTTCCAGGTCTTTTTCCCTGTTGTCGTTCAGGAAGTCGTTGATAGTATTGTCATCCACCTCTCTGGTGGTGCCACTCGGATCTGTCACGTTAACCCTTACCTCCTCCAGGCCCATGTTATCCATTATATCCGCGCGTAGCTCCACTACATCCCCAGGCATAAAGGTGGCTCCGGTCGCTGGCGAAGTGATGGTGATGGTAGGATCGGTAGTGTCCAGATCAGCCTCGTCATCGTCATCATCGCAGGCAAAAAATGAGAGAGAGAACAGCACCAGGAAAAACCCTTAAC
This window of the Pontibacter russatus genome carries:
- a CDS encoding rhodanese-like domain-containing protein — encoded protein: MEKTLKDLVAEANQHVKTYEVAEAIERFNQKRGRFIDVRDEPELLNDGKIPGATHASRGMLEFYIDPQSPYHKDIFSSEDEKIFYCKSGGRSAMAAQRAQEMGVKNVAHVAGGFNAWKEKGGPVEA
- a CDS encoding toxic anion resistance protein; this translates as MESTNTPIVENKEQLQQRAAEISKTIDPSKPDSLTNFGVETQRKLGYYSNELLTKVKAKDSGDAGAAINELLTQINMIKIDEQEKRGLLSRLPFAKKIKDRSQRLAIQYNTIAENVDDVVIKLEKTRQSIMKDSTSLEVMFNQAVEYIHEVRTVIAAGKMKIEELENVEIPRLQSEAEASGQDELVVQRLSDMVAFKDRLEKKVHDLTLSHTIATQSMPQIRMIQTTNDVLAQKIQNSIVTVIPVWRQQVAIALGLEKQRKALEIQKKVTDTTNEMLLKNSQLLKTNVVTAAQENERGIVDVDTLKKVNRDMVETLDAVLKISEEGSRKRAEAVKELAEVQEELNNKIIGTFGKSKKIEAQ
- a CDS encoding DUF4625 domain-containing protein: MLFSLSFFACDDDDDEADLDTTDPTITITSPATGATFMPGDVVELRADIMDNMGLEEVRVNVTDPSGTTREVDDNTINDFLNDNREKDLELDITLDENAPVGDYIIVVEAIDEAENSASQSVTVSVAE